From a single Alloactinosynnema sp. L-07 genomic region:
- a CDS encoding 3-oxoacyl-ACP reductase, which translates to MSMRLDGRVAVVTGGASGIGLASVRRLAAEGAHVVVADVDPDTGKAAADEVDGLFVRADVTSEDDVKAMFQAAVDTYGGLDIAFNNAGISPPDDDSILTTGLDAWKRVQDVNLTSVYLCCKYAIPHMQARGKGSIINTASFVAVMGAATSQISYTASKGGVLSMSRELGVQFAREGIRVNALCPGPVNTPLLRELFAKDPERAARRLVHIPLGRFAEPEEIAAAVAFLASDDSSFMTAAQFLIDGGISGAYVTPL; encoded by the coding sequence ATGAGCATGCGTCTGGACGGCCGGGTCGCGGTCGTCACCGGCGGGGCGAGCGGCATCGGCTTGGCCTCCGTCCGACGGCTGGCCGCGGAAGGCGCCCACGTCGTGGTCGCCGACGTCGACCCCGACACCGGCAAAGCCGCCGCCGACGAGGTGGACGGGCTGTTCGTGCGGGCCGACGTGACCAGCGAGGACGACGTCAAGGCGATGTTCCAGGCCGCCGTCGACACCTACGGCGGCCTCGACATCGCGTTCAACAACGCGGGCATCTCCCCGCCCGACGACGACTCGATCCTCACCACCGGCCTCGACGCCTGGAAGCGCGTCCAGGACGTCAACCTGACCTCGGTCTACCTGTGCTGCAAGTACGCCATCCCGCACATGCAGGCTCGCGGCAAGGGCTCGATCATCAACACCGCGTCGTTCGTGGCGGTCATGGGCGCGGCGACCTCGCAGATCTCCTACACCGCATCCAAGGGCGGCGTGCTGTCGATGAGCCGCGAACTGGGTGTGCAGTTCGCCCGCGAGGGCATCCGGGTCAACGCGCTGTGCCCCGGACCGGTCAACACCCCGCTGCTGCGGGAGCTGTTCGCCAAGGACCCGGAGCGGGCCGCGCGCAGGCTGGTGCACATCCCGCTCGGCCGCTTCGCCGAGCCGGAGGAGATCGCCGCCGCGGTGGCGTTCCTGGCCAGCGACGACTCGTCGTTCATGACCGCCGCGCAGTTCCTGATCGACGGCGGGATCTCCGGCGCGTATGTCACTCCCCTCTGA
- a CDS encoding FadR/GntR family transcriptional regulator yields MSLPSEDLVAEALFRPVRTGNAFEETMERMLQAIRLGVVLPGGRLPPERDLSARLGVSRVTLREALRALQEAGYVECRRGRYGGTFVRAVLPARGPVDPPHAADLEDILTLRHVLETGAAEAAASRALTPQDRRRLRAHLDECTDVGPAEYRRRDSRLHLAIAETTAAPSLTSAVADVRTRVNALLDAIPLIPANIGHSDRQHHDIVDAILHGDPAGARESMAQHLDGTASLLRGFLS; encoded by the coding sequence ATGTCACTCCCCTCTGAGGACCTCGTCGCGGAGGCGTTGTTCCGGCCGGTGCGCACGGGCAACGCCTTCGAGGAGACGATGGAGCGGATGTTGCAGGCGATCCGGCTCGGGGTGGTACTGCCCGGCGGGCGGCTGCCGCCGGAGCGGGACCTGTCGGCCCGACTGGGCGTGAGTCGCGTCACCCTGCGGGAGGCGCTGCGGGCACTGCAGGAGGCAGGCTACGTCGAGTGCCGCCGCGGTCGCTACGGCGGCACGTTCGTCCGCGCCGTGCTGCCCGCCCGCGGCCCGGTCGACCCGCCGCACGCCGCCGACCTTGAGGACATCCTGACGCTGCGGCACGTCCTGGAGACCGGTGCCGCCGAGGCCGCCGCGAGCCGGGCGCTGACCCCGCAGGACCGGCGCCGACTGCGCGCCCACCTGGACGAATGCACCGACGTCGGGCCCGCCGAGTACCGGCGCCGGGACTCCCGGCTGCACCTGGCCATCGCCGAGACGACCGCCGCGCCGTCGCTCACCTCGGCCGTGGCCGACGTGCGGACCCGCGTCAACGCCCTGCTCGACGCCATCCCGCTGATCCCCGCCAACATCGGCCACTCCGACCGCCAGCACCACGACATCGTCGACGCGATCCTGCACGGCGACCCGGCGGGCGCACGCGAGTCGATGGCCCAACACCTGGACGGCACGGCGTCGCTGCTGCGGGGTTTCCTATCCTGA
- a CDS encoding class E sortase: MYGDRRQPPPPRRPYPAEAPTEIIRPVRPPDPPTEFIPVYRGDDAYDGYDDDDHYNPHDDFDGGYDQDYRDPPKRRRSSPGLIVVRSVGELLITAGLVVLLFVVYEVWITDILSAEKQADVTTALEDEWKDPAAPDPERTEHFSFADGEGIAKLYVPALGSDYKFTIVEGTSEANLEVGPGHYKQSAAPGAPGNFAVAGHRVGKGAPFNDLDLLESCDAIIVETRANWYVYRLLPTTADAKNWAARAGDPRCAGGQGSTKVEPMTGEYAKAVGRHIVTPRDSGVVAPVPGNPAAKTPADQRRKLITLTTCHPKFSNKQRMILHGTLVRAQPKDPANPTALPPELTESN, encoded by the coding sequence GTGTACGGAGACCGGCGGCAGCCGCCACCACCGCGGCGGCCCTATCCCGCCGAGGCGCCCACCGAGATCATCCGCCCCGTCCGGCCGCCGGACCCGCCCACCGAGTTCATCCCGGTCTACCGCGGCGACGACGCCTACGACGGCTATGACGATGACGACCACTACAACCCGCACGACGACTTCGACGGTGGTTACGACCAGGACTACCGCGATCCGCCCAAGCGGCGACGGAGCAGCCCTGGCCTGATCGTCGTCCGGTCCGTCGGCGAACTGCTGATCACCGCCGGTCTGGTCGTGCTGCTGTTCGTGGTCTACGAGGTGTGGATCACCGACATTCTCTCGGCGGAGAAGCAGGCCGACGTCACCACCGCCCTTGAGGACGAGTGGAAGGACCCGGCCGCGCCCGACCCGGAGCGCACCGAGCACTTCAGCTTCGCCGACGGCGAGGGCATCGCCAAGCTCTACGTGCCCGCCCTGGGATCGGACTACAAGTTCACGATCGTGGAGGGCACCTCGGAGGCCAACCTCGAGGTCGGCCCCGGTCACTACAAGCAGTCCGCCGCCCCCGGGGCGCCGGGCAACTTCGCCGTGGCGGGCCACCGGGTCGGCAAGGGCGCCCCGTTCAACGACCTCGACCTGCTGGAGTCCTGCGACGCGATCATCGTGGAGACCAGGGCCAACTGGTATGTCTACCGGCTGCTGCCCACCACCGCCGACGCCAAGAACTGGGCCGCCCGCGCGGGCGACCCCCGCTGTGCGGGCGGGCAGGGATCGACCAAGGTCGAGCCCATGACCGGCGAATACGCCAAGGCGGTCGGTCGGCACATCGTGACCCCCCGCGACTCGGGTGTGGTGGCCCCGGTGCCCGGCAACCCGGCCGCCAAGACCCCCGCCGACCAGCGCCGCAAGCTGATCACGCTCACCACGTGCCACCCCAAGTTCTCCAACAAGCAGCGGATGATCCTGCACGGCACCCTGGTCAGGGCCCAGCCGAAGGACCCCGCGAACCCCACCGCCCTCCCGCCCGAACTGACCGAGTCGAATTAG
- a CDS encoding SDR family NAD(P)-dependent oxidoreductase, protein MRTALITGGTGGLGAAVTTAFLDAGWRVVVPWVAESELGRLPEHAALDLVKADLFDPAEVGACVERAATADAPLGAVVNLVGGFAMGPRLHETPIDEFDRLLRLNLRPTYLVCQAALPKLIAAGGGAVVCVSAKATERPFPGASAYLTAKTAVVGLVKAMAAEYGRDGVRVNAVLPGIIDTPGNRADDPDADRSGWVRPQEIAEAILFLCGQTPITGAAIPVAGTG, encoded by the coding sequence ATGCGCACAGCACTCATCACCGGCGGCACCGGCGGCCTGGGTGCCGCCGTCACCACGGCGTTCCTCGACGCGGGCTGGCGGGTCGTCGTCCCGTGGGTCGCCGAGTCGGAACTGGGGCGCCTGCCCGAGCACGCGGCGCTCGACCTGGTCAAGGCCGACCTGTTCGACCCGGCCGAGGTCGGCGCGTGCGTCGAGCGGGCCGCCACCGCCGACGCCCCGCTCGGCGCGGTGGTCAACCTGGTCGGCGGCTTCGCGATGGGGCCGCGGCTGCACGAGACCCCGATCGACGAGTTCGACCGCCTGCTGCGCCTCAACCTGCGGCCAACGTACCTGGTCTGCCAGGCCGCGCTGCCCAAGCTGATCGCGGCGGGCGGCGGCGCCGTGGTCTGCGTGTCGGCCAAGGCGACCGAGCGGCCCTTCCCCGGCGCGTCGGCGTATCTGACCGCTAAGACCGCCGTGGTCGGGCTGGTCAAGGCCATGGCCGCCGAGTACGGACGCGACGGGGTGCGGGTCAACGCAGTCCTGCCCGGGATCATCGATACACCGGGTAACCGCGCCGACGATCCCGACGCCGACCGCTCGGGCTGGGTGCGTCCACAGGAGATCGCCGAGGCCATCCTGTTCCTCTGTGGACAGACCCCGATCACGGGCGCGGCCATTCCCGTCGCGGGAACCGGCTGA